A window of the Desulforapulum autotrophicum HRM2 genome harbors these coding sequences:
- a CDS encoding DUF364 domain-containing protein, translating to MMNQTAITQTQVIDHILSQLETIPDQDVTCLTYGAHIVSVESSSMGIATWACGQHPISLDSLPEIGSSHSVKTIAGLLHDKDPMKSSLGLAAVNSLLPDPLPGDMVDVNAGDLILELGRKKRVAVIGHFPFVERMKGKFKELMVFEKKPQSGDLEAGLIPKHLPSADIVAITATTLSNGTLAGILACCQPSAVKLIIGPSTPVTPALFALGFDYVAGVVVQDGDLVKKGIEEGCSFKQIRGVSHVILQSQSV from the coding sequence ATGATGAACCAGACAGCTATTACCCAGACACAGGTGATCGACCACATTTTAAGCCAGCTTGAGACGATTCCAGACCAGGATGTCACCTGCCTCACCTATGGGGCACACATTGTTTCAGTGGAGAGCAGCTCCATGGGGATTGCCACCTGGGCCTGTGGACAGCATCCGATTTCCCTTGATTCACTGCCAGAAATCGGTTCGTCCCATTCGGTAAAAACCATTGCAGGGCTTCTCCATGACAAGGATCCCATGAAGAGTTCCCTTGGCCTTGCCGCAGTCAACTCCCTGCTGCCGGATCCCCTGCCTGGGGATATGGTGGATGTCAATGCCGGGGATCTTATTCTTGAGCTTGGCAGAAAAAAGCGGGTTGCCGTCATCGGCCATTTCCCGTTTGTGGAGCGCATGAAGGGAAAATTCAAGGAACTCATGGTGTTTGAGAAAAAGCCCCAGTCAGGGGATCTTGAGGCCGGGCTCATTCCCAAACACCTTCCGTCGGCCGATATTGTTGCCATCACTGCAACCACCCTTTCCAACGGTACCCTTGCCGGCATCCTCGCCTGCTGTCAACCCTCGGCCGTCAAGCTGATCATCGGACCGAGCACCCCGGTCACCCCGGCCCTTTTTGCGCTTGGGTTTGACTATGTGGCCGGGGTGGTCGTCCAGGACGGGGACCTTGTCAAAAAGGGAATAGAAGAGGGGTGTTCATTCAAGCAGATACGGGGTGTAAGCCATGTGATTCTTCAGTCTCAGTCTGTATAA
- the ychF gene encoding redox-regulated ATPase YchF — translation MQLNCGIVGLPNVGKSTLFSALTSAPAEVANYPFCTIEPNVGIVSVPDSRLAKITGFVNPKKVIPAVVEFVDIAGLVKGASKGEGLGNKFLGHIRQVGAIIHVVRCFDDPDVVHVEGRVDPLADIETIGIELAFADLETVQKRQGNLVKLLKSQDKAVRDKARAVEPLLQRLVEALENGTSARNIGLDPAQRLLVQDLHLITMKPQLYCCNVGEEDLESENDRVAKVKAFAESDGSGVVVICGKLESEIAALDSVAEKSEFLEAAGLEESGLDQLIRMGYDMLGLMTYFTAGPKEVRAWTFPAEAKAPQAAGVIHTDFERGFIRAEAYHCEDLFVHESEQKLREMGKLRVEGKEYTVKDGDVLHFRFNV, via the coding sequence ATGCAGCTCAACTGTGGTATTGTAGGACTTCCCAATGTGGGAAAATCAACGCTTTTTTCGGCCCTGACATCGGCGCCTGCCGAGGTGGCCAATTATCCGTTTTGTACCATTGAACCAAACGTTGGTATTGTGAGCGTTCCAGATTCGAGGCTCGCAAAAATAACAGGTTTCGTCAATCCCAAAAAGGTCATTCCTGCTGTAGTTGAATTTGTGGACATTGCAGGGCTTGTCAAGGGTGCTTCCAAGGGTGAGGGGCTTGGCAATAAATTTTTGGGTCACATTCGCCAGGTCGGGGCCATCATCCATGTGGTGAGGTGTTTTGACGATCCGGATGTGGTCCATGTGGAGGGCAGGGTGGATCCCCTGGCCGATATTGAAACTATTGGCATTGAGCTTGCCTTTGCTGATCTTGAAACCGTTCAGAAGCGGCAGGGAAACCTGGTCAAGCTTTTAAAATCCCAGGACAAGGCTGTGAGGGACAAGGCCCGGGCTGTGGAGCCTTTGCTGCAGCGGCTTGTTGAGGCCCTTGAAAATGGAACGTCTGCACGCAATATCGGCCTGGACCCGGCCCAGCGTCTGCTTGTTCAGGATCTGCATCTGATCACCATGAAGCCCCAGCTCTACTGCTGCAATGTGGGCGAAGAGGATCTGGAATCTGAAAATGACCGTGTAGCAAAGGTCAAAGCCTTTGCAGAGTCTGACGGTTCTGGTGTGGTGGTGATCTGCGGAAAGCTTGAATCCGAGATTGCGGCCCTTGATTCCGTGGCAGAAAAATCAGAGTTTCTCGAGGCTGCAGGCCTTGAAGAGTCCGGGCTTGATCAGCTGATCCGCATGGGGTACGATATGCTGGGGTTGATGACCTATTTCACCGCAGGGCCGAAGGAAGTCAGGGCCTGGACCTTTCCTGCCGAGGCAAAGGCGCCCCAGGCAGCAGGGGTGATTCATACGGATTTTGAGCGTGGGTTTATCCGGGCCGAGGCCTACCACTGCGAGGACCTTTTTGTCCATGAGTCGGAACAAAAGCTTCGGGAGATGGGCAAGTTAAGGGTCGAAGGCAAAGAGTACACGGTCAAAGACGGGGACGTGCTTCACTTCAGGTTCAACGTTTAG
- the rfaE1 gene encoding D-glycero-beta-D-manno-heptose-7-phosphate kinase has product MDLNKFKKIRALVLGDLMIDEYLWGEVDRISPEAPVPIVSVINETYTLGGAGNVINNLVAMGAGVSVVGTAGTGTAGRMMLDKFKELGVDAGGIIDEPDRPTTKKTRVIASNQQVLRIDKETKKEISSTTLTRLISFITGVAPRVDLIIISDYDKGLVTRELVRQTVAIAKSHNILVLADPKGLDFTKYSQVSVLTPNQKEAGIAAGIDIKTDHDLIQAGLRIMASACIERLVITCGRDGMMLLEQGKTPVRIASQARQVFDVSGAGDTVISILGLALAAGAGFEESAAIANAAAGIVVGKVGTATASPDELELALKNE; this is encoded by the coding sequence ATGGATCTCAACAAATTTAAAAAGATCCGGGCACTGGTCCTTGGGGATCTCATGATCGACGAGTACCTCTGGGGCGAAGTTGACCGCATCTCACCTGAGGCGCCGGTTCCCATTGTGTCCGTCATAAACGAAACCTACACCCTGGGCGGTGCCGGCAACGTCATCAACAACCTCGTGGCCATGGGCGCAGGGGTGAGTGTTGTTGGAACGGCCGGCACGGGAACGGCCGGACGGATGATGCTTGACAAGTTCAAGGAGCTCGGGGTTGATGCAGGGGGCATCATTGACGAACCAGACCGACCCACCACCAAGAAAACCCGGGTCATCGCCTCCAACCAGCAGGTATTGAGGATCGACAAGGAGACAAAGAAAGAGATCTCTTCCACCACATTGACACGCCTGATCTCATTTATCACCGGGGTGGCACCCCGTGTGGATCTGATCATAATCTCTGACTACGACAAGGGCCTTGTCACCCGGGAGCTTGTAAGGCAGACCGTTGCCATTGCAAAGTCCCACAACATCCTTGTCCTTGCCGACCCCAAAGGCCTTGATTTCACGAAATACAGCCAGGTTTCCGTTTTAACGCCCAACCAGAAGGAAGCCGGCATTGCCGCAGGTATTGACATTAAAACAGACCACGACCTGATCCAGGCCGGACTCAGGATCATGGCGTCCGCCTGCATTGAACGCCTTGTCATCACCTGTGGACGGGACGGAATGATGCTGCTTGAACAAGGTAAGACCCCTGTGCGGATAGCCTCCCAGGCCCGCCAGGTGTTTGACGTATCAGGCGCCGGAGACACAGTCATATCGATATTGGGCCTGGCCCTTGCCGCCGGGGCAGGCTTTGAAGAGAGCGCAGCCATAGCCAATGCAGCCGCCGGCATTGTTGTGGGAAAGGTGGGGACAGCAACAGCCAGCCCGGACGAGCTTGAACTTGCCCTTAAAAACGAATAA
- the thrH gene encoding bifunctional phosphoserine phosphatase/homoserine phosphotransferase ThrH, which translates to MDLICSDLEGVFIPEIWINVAEKTGIEALKLTTRDITDYDVLMQKRLSIMDQHGLKLKDITDVIATIDPIAGAAEALTWIRERAQIIILSDTFEEFARPLMKKLGFPALFCHSLVVDDSGRITDYNLRQQNQKKHAVKAFKGLNYRVIAFGDSYNDTAMLGEADHGFFFMPPDNVVKEFPQFKVTRNYEELKTMIGSLIQ; encoded by the coding sequence ATGGATCTCATTTGCTCTGACCTTGAGGGGGTTTTTATCCCTGAAATATGGATCAATGTTGCAGAAAAGACCGGTATTGAGGCGTTAAAACTCACCACCCGGGACATTACAGATTATGATGTACTCATGCAGAAAAGACTCAGCATCATGGACCAGCACGGCCTCAAGCTCAAGGACATCACCGATGTCATCGCTACCATCGACCCCATTGCAGGAGCCGCAGAAGCCCTCACCTGGATAAGGGAACGTGCCCAGATCATCATCCTCTCGGACACCTTTGAAGAGTTTGCACGCCCCTTGATGAAAAAGCTTGGATTCCCCGCCCTTTTCTGCCACAGCCTGGTTGTTGACGACTCCGGCAGGATCACAGACTACAACCTCAGGCAGCAGAACCAGAAAAAACATGCGGTAAAGGCGTTCAAGGGTCTCAACTACCGAGTGATCGCCTTTGGGGATTCTTACAATGACACAGCAATGCTTGGCGAGGCAGACCACGGATTCTTTTTCATGCCCCCTGACAATGTGGTCAAGGAATTTCCCCAGTTCAAAGTCACCCGAAACTACGAGGAACTCAAAACAATGATCGGATCTCTTATACAGTAA
- a CDS encoding homoserine dehydrogenase codes for MKTIKIGILGCGIVGSGVARILIEKQALLESRIGARLNLKYVADLDTTTDRGVAFGEGVFITDANTVLNDPDIDIVVETIGGKGIAKQFMLKALENGKHVVTANKALLASFGNLLVKTAMEHQVDIGFEASTGGCMPVIKTLRESLVGNRIEGITGILNGTCNYILTKMSNESCSFDKALAEAQALGFAEADPFLDVEGFDSAHKLAILNALAYGMDINLDDIHVEGITKITPMDIEFAKEFGYTIKLLAISKNSATEVEARVHPAMIPNRNPLSHVEGSMNAVTIDGDATGQTMLYGHGAGMMPTASAVISDIADIARNIMTGARHRVPILGCPQTNIRPIPVLPLSQISTPYYFRFEAADQPGVLSKISGILGECGISIKIVHQKGRRTNGTVPIIMITHLAKEENAQKALKEISTLDSIMNQPVVIRIEETDN; via the coding sequence ATGAAAACCATAAAAATCGGCATACTCGGATGCGGAATTGTAGGAAGCGGCGTCGCCAGGATTTTGATCGAAAAGCAAGCCCTCTTAGAATCACGTATCGGCGCCCGGCTTAACCTGAAATACGTTGCAGATTTAGACACGACAACGGACAGGGGCGTCGCCTTTGGTGAGGGTGTTTTCATCACCGATGCCAACACGGTACTCAACGACCCTGACATTGATATTGTGGTGGAAACCATTGGAGGCAAGGGCATTGCAAAACAATTCATGCTCAAGGCCCTTGAAAACGGCAAACATGTGGTAACGGCCAACAAGGCACTTCTGGCAAGCTTTGGGAACCTGCTGGTCAAGACGGCCATGGAGCACCAGGTGGACATCGGTTTTGAGGCAAGTACCGGCGGATGCATGCCTGTCATCAAAACCCTGCGGGAATCCCTGGTGGGAAACCGCATCGAAGGTATCACAGGTATCCTCAACGGGACCTGCAACTATATCCTGACCAAAATGTCCAACGAAAGCTGTTCGTTTGACAAGGCTTTGGCAGAGGCCCAGGCACTTGGCTTTGCCGAGGCTGATCCCTTTCTGGACGTGGAGGGGTTTGATTCAGCCCACAAGCTTGCCATCCTCAACGCCCTTGCCTATGGCATGGATATCAACCTTGACGACATCCATGTGGAGGGCATCACCAAAATTACCCCCATGGATATTGAATTTGCCAAGGAGTTCGGCTATACCATCAAGCTTCTTGCCATCAGCAAGAACAGCGCTACCGAAGTGGAGGCAAGGGTTCATCCTGCCATGATTCCCAACAGAAATCCTCTCTCCCACGTGGAAGGATCCATGAATGCCGTTACCATTGACGGGGATGCAACCGGTCAGACCATGCTCTACGGCCATGGCGCAGGCATGATGCCCACGGCCAGCGCCGTTATCAGCGACATTGCCGACATTGCCAGAAATATCATGACCGGCGCCAGACACCGGGTGCCGATCCTGGGCTGCCCTCAAACCAACATCCGACCCATCCCTGTTCTTCCCCTGAGCCAGATCAGCACCCCCTACTACTTCAGATTTGAAGCGGCCGACCAACCCGGCGTCTTGTCCAAGATATCAGGCATTCTCGGCGAATGCGGCATCAGCATCAAGATCGTCCACCAAAAGGGACGACGCACCAACGGCACCGTGCCAATAATCATGATCACCCACCTTGCAAAGGAAGAGAACGCCCAGAAGGCATTAAAAGAAATTTCCACCCTTGACTCGATCATGAACCAACCCGTGGTGATTCGAATCGAAGAAACGGACAATTAA
- the purM gene encoding phosphoribosylformylglycinamidine cyclo-ligase — protein sequence MGESLTYAEAGVDISKANDLVNTIKKLAKGTPRSGVMGEIGGFGGLYSLNLANVSNPVLVSSTDGVGTKLKIAFMMDKHDTIGIDLVGMVVNDIAVQGARPLFFLDYLSMGHLDNKVAASVIKGIADGCTEAQCALIGGETAEMPGMYLDGEYDLAGFSVGLVDNAKIIDGSGIRNGHRLIGIASTGLHSNGFSLVRKICFEKCSYGVSTHIPEFGRTLGEELITPTRIYSQPLLNLVRDLPIHGLAHITGGGIDENIIRVIPDACKVVIEKSSWEIPPVFQFLQKAGSVSDHEMHRTFNNGIGMIAVVPEASTQDVLDRLSAMEEPAYLIGEICGRENSEPQVEWK from the coding sequence ATGGGTGAGTCTTTGACATATGCTGAAGCTGGTGTTGATATCAGCAAGGCAAACGATCTTGTGAATACGATTAAAAAGCTTGCAAAGGGTACACCTAGATCCGGTGTCATGGGCGAAATCGGTGGTTTTGGCGGACTCTATTCGTTGAACCTGGCCAATGTGTCCAACCCCGTGCTCGTAAGTTCAACCGACGGTGTCGGTACAAAACTAAAAATTGCCTTTATGATGGACAAACACGACACCATCGGCATTGATCTTGTCGGCATGGTGGTCAACGACATTGCTGTCCAGGGCGCCCGCCCGTTGTTTTTCCTTGATTATCTTTCCATGGGGCACCTTGACAACAAGGTGGCGGCAAGTGTAATTAAGGGGATTGCCGATGGCTGCACTGAGGCCCAGTGTGCTCTTATCGGCGGTGAAACCGCTGAAATGCCTGGGATGTATCTTGATGGCGAGTATGATCTGGCCGGTTTCTCCGTAGGGCTTGTGGACAACGCCAAAATCATTGACGGCTCAGGAATTCGCAACGGTCATCGGCTTATCGGCATTGCATCCACCGGGCTGCACAGCAATGGATTTTCCCTTGTCAGAAAGATCTGTTTTGAAAAATGCAGTTATGGTGTGTCAACTCACATTCCAGAGTTTGGCCGAACCCTAGGCGAGGAGTTGATCACACCGACCCGGATCTATTCTCAACCCCTTTTGAACCTTGTGCGTGACCTTCCCATCCATGGGCTTGCCCACATCACCGGCGGTGGCATTGACGAAAATATCATTCGGGTGATACCCGATGCCTGCAAGGTGGTAATTGAAAAATCAAGCTGGGAAATTCCCCCTGTATTCCAGTTCCTTCAGAAAGCAGGCTCCGTGTCCGACCATGAAATGCACCGGACCTTTAACAACGGGATCGGTATGATTGCCGTTGTCCCGGAAGCGTCGACCCAGGATGTCCTTGATCGGCTTTCTGCCATGGAGGAACCCGCTTACCTCATTGGCGAAATCTGCGGGCGTGAAAATTCTGAACCCCAGGTCGAGTGGAAATAG
- the tsaD gene encoding tRNA (adenosine(37)-N6)-threonylcarbamoyltransferase complex transferase subunit TsaD, with translation MIILGIESSCDDTAAAVVSDHNTVLSSVVSSQVDVHHRYGGVVPELASRMHIEAISPVVAQAVDQAGISPDQIEGVAVTRGPGLIGALLVGFSFAKAFAWAKNIPWAGVNHLEGHIYSLLLSDDPPAFPFTALLASGGHTSIFHVVSQDRFELLGQTRDDAAGEAFDKVAKMLGLGYPGGAVVEALAAKGDPCLIPFPRSFLDKDGFDFSFSGLKSAVARYVQLNRENLGEMMPHIAAGFQSAVTDVLAFKLIHAARATGCSRIAIAGGVSANRFLASRMKIEAAKHNMALYLPPPSFCGDNAAMIAARGHRLISQGDLCQLDSDVFSRTRFL, from the coding sequence ATGATAATTTTGGGTATTGAATCTTCGTGTGACGATACAGCTGCCGCTGTTGTATCCGATCACAACACTGTCCTTTCGTCCGTTGTCTCCTCCCAGGTAGACGTTCACCATAGGTATGGCGGCGTGGTTCCGGAACTTGCATCGCGCATGCACATTGAGGCCATATCCCCGGTGGTTGCCCAGGCCGTTGACCAGGCCGGTATTTCCCCTGACCAGATAGAGGGCGTGGCCGTCACCCGGGGGCCGGGACTCATCGGTGCTCTTCTTGTGGGGTTCAGTTTTGCCAAGGCGTTTGCCTGGGCGAAAAATATTCCCTGGGCCGGGGTGAACCACCTTGAGGGCCATATCTATTCCCTGCTTCTATCCGATGACCCGCCTGCCTTTCCCTTTACTGCCCTGCTTGCATCGGGCGGTCATACCAGTATTTTCCATGTGGTATCCCAGGATCGGTTTGAACTCCTGGGCCAGACCCGGGACGACGCAGCCGGCGAGGCCTTTGACAAGGTTGCCAAAATGCTGGGCCTGGGGTATCCGGGCGGTGCTGTTGTGGAGGCCCTTGCAGCCAAGGGTGATCCTTGCCTGATTCCCTTTCCAAGATCCTTTCTGGACAAGGATGGGTTTGATTTCAGCTTCAGCGGTTTAAAATCGGCAGTGGCCCGGTATGTTCAGTTGAACAGGGAGAACCTTGGGGAGATGATGCCCCACATTGCTGCTGGATTCCAGTCCGCTGTAACGGATGTTCTTGCCTTTAAACTCATCCATGCAGCCCGGGCAACGGGTTGCTCCCGCATTGCCATTGCAGGCGGGGTTTCTGCAAACAGGTTTCTTGCCTCAAGAATGAAGATAGAGGCCGCAAAACACAATATGGCCCTTTATCTTCCACCACCTTCCTTTTGCGGGGACAATGCTGCAATGATTGCGGCAAGGGGGCACCGGCTAATCAGCCAGGGCGATCTCTGCCAGCTCGACAGTGATGTTTTTTCAAGAACCCGTTTCCTTTAA
- a CDS encoding glycoside hydrolase family 3 N-terminal domain-containing protein: MNQKRTTDRERAGQRVVAGFRGTEFNSEIEHLISNLKVGGLILFAINIETPAQVKHLCDRAQACAASQGLPPLFIAIDQEGGVVARLKAPHFKTFPGNPTITTRDQARVFAVSMAEELALVGVNLNLAPVLDVVPDGFDSIMASRALPGGPERVADLGACIIETLQAKGIMACAKHFPGIGRTVLDSHFELPVLHAHGTLLESSDLVPFTRAVEADVATMMLSHILYPALDPVWPASLSPAIADQLLRNMIEFRGVSMTDDLDMKAIKQDISTCITQILKANIDLALICHTGPDIEKAVIEIEQQTGRDERLFEMAGQSLERIARLKERFLPKSFRF; this comes from the coding sequence ATGAACCAGAAAAGGACCACGGACAGGGAACGTGCCGGCCAGAGGGTGGTGGCTGGTTTCAGGGGAACCGAATTTAACAGCGAGATTGAGCACCTGATATCAAATCTTAAAGTCGGGGGGCTGATTCTCTTTGCCATAAACATTGAAACACCGGCCCAGGTCAAGCATCTTTGCGACCGGGCCCAGGCCTGCGCTGCGTCACAAGGACTGCCCCCCCTGTTCATTGCCATCGACCAGGAAGGCGGCGTCGTGGCACGGCTCAAGGCCCCCCATTTTAAAACTTTTCCAGGCAATCCAACTATCACCACCCGGGATCAAGCAAGGGTCTTTGCCGTTTCCATGGCAGAGGAACTCGCCCTTGTGGGAGTCAACCTCAATCTTGCCCCTGTCCTGGATGTGGTTCCAGATGGTTTTGACAGCATCATGGCTTCCAGGGCCCTTCCAGGTGGTCCTGAACGGGTGGCAGACCTTGGTGCCTGTATCATCGAAACCCTTCAGGCAAAGGGCATCATGGCCTGTGCAAAGCACTTTCCAGGTATCGGAAGAACGGTACTTGACTCACACTTTGAACTGCCGGTTCTCCATGCCCATGGGACACTGCTTGAATCCAGCGATCTTGTGCCTTTTACCCGGGCCGTGGAGGCAGATGTGGCAACAATGATGCTCTCCCACATTCTCTATCCAGCCCTTGATCCAGTCTGGCCGGCAAGCCTCTCCCCTGCTATTGCAGACCAACTTCTCAGGAATATGATTGAATTCAGGGGCGTATCCATGACCGATGATCTCGACATGAAGGCGATCAAACAGGATATATCAACCTGCATCACCCAGATTCTCAAGGCAAATATAGACCTTGCCCTGATCTGTCACACAGGACCAGACATTGAGAAAGCAGTAATTGAAATCGAACAACAGACGGGCAGAGATGAGCGGCTTTTTGAAATGGCAGGCCAATCCCTTGAACGGATTGCCCGTCTCAAGGAACGATTTTTACCTAAAAGTTTCAGGTTTTAA
- a CDS encoding DMT family transporter: MELKTFKSDFILLITASIWGFAFVAQRMGMDHVGPFTYNGVRFALGGVSLLPFLLVGLTKKKGRIPVVEGPDLPEILRGGILSGLILFCGSSLQQVGLVYTTAGKAGFITGLYVILVPVLGLLWKQRAGTGTWIGAVMAAVGLYFLSVTEQMTVSFGDVLELIGAVFFALHVIVIGRLSQRIDTVSLSFVQCMLCSVVSIAVAFAFETVSLSGIWRGALPIFYGGVFSVGIAYSLQIYGQKDSPPAHAAILLSLESVIAAIGGWLILNEFLSGRALAGCVLMMSGMLVSQLYTYLIPKKKTVETRSMG, translated from the coding sequence ATGGAATTAAAAACATTTAAATCTGATTTTATTCTTCTCATCACCGCCTCCATCTGGGGCTTTGCATTTGTGGCCCAGAGAATGGGCATGGACCATGTGGGGCCTTTTACCTACAACGGGGTTCGATTTGCCCTTGGGGGGGTGTCTTTACTGCCGTTTCTTCTGGTTGGATTGACAAAGAAAAAAGGCCGGATTCCAGTGGTTGAAGGGCCTGATTTGCCGGAGATTTTAAGGGGCGGCATCCTTTCCGGGTTGATCCTTTTTTGCGGTTCATCCCTGCAGCAGGTCGGGCTTGTATACACAACGGCTGGAAAAGCAGGATTCATCACAGGCCTTTATGTGATACTTGTACCGGTCCTCGGGCTTTTGTGGAAACAGCGGGCAGGAACAGGCACCTGGATTGGGGCTGTGATGGCTGCAGTGGGTCTGTACTTCTTGAGCGTTACTGAGCAGATGACCGTCAGTTTTGGTGACGTCCTTGAGCTTATAGGAGCCGTATTCTTTGCCCTCCATGTCATTGTTATCGGGCGGCTTTCCCAGCGAATCGATACGGTGAGTCTCTCGTTTGTTCAGTGCATGCTCTGCTCTGTTGTAAGCATTGCCGTGGCATTTGCCTTTGAGACGGTTTCCCTCTCCGGCATATGGCGTGGGGCCTTGCCCATTTTCTATGGGGGTGTTTTTTCCGTCGGCATTGCCTATTCCCTTCAGATCTACGGCCAAAAGGACAGCCCTCCGGCCCATGCCGCCATTCTTTTGAGCCTGGAGTCGGTCATTGCCGCCATTGGCGGATGGTTGATCCTGAACGAGTTTCTTTCCGGTCGAGCCCTGGCAGGATGTGTGCTCATGATGTCGGGAATGCTCGTTTCCCAGCTCTACACCTATCTGATTCCTAAAAAAAAGACAGTCGAAACCCGTTCCATGGGGTAA
- a CDS encoding DNA integrity scanning protein DisA nucleotide-binding domain protein: MPTEAYKNICIINIFNGLVEGLSHFSQASRAALVYLPEPESEVLIYDPQELLKGHEPRLRELYLDDPDFRTIVSETLARQPRGLFFKQKNLNLAGLISHGGSTHDFFYQMWFTEHHPDMSSIYPTERWIEHAGWLLSQEFGAENISMGTSGHALQNYTIHAITDHIIDVRNNLLGLDNMMLVHPILDTILNISKTKEEGSWARGKLIFVDPEKLTDIQFIAKIQRHERPYIGNVKHIRKLLLAVEHSTRKLVSDGKTIIGISNSKTPEFAIAANFQGDHGFLELCGQNLCSFFDGNFHSTTRKAKLVELEEILLDACLGTEKRTDLFKTIADIVHTAESRQHGCTLVVDLNPEPVNLSGHILEPCLSLKALNHLDLAKSLIKIDGALHIMADISLRGFGCLLDGKTIKGENMARGARYNSALRFTAEHDRVIVVVVSEDRPVSIIHHGIEINASCEWNPLPGYPSEPKTLQQYLNGVN; the protein is encoded by the coding sequence ATGCCAACTGAGGCATATAAAAACATTTGCATTATCAATATTTTCAACGGCCTTGTGGAGGGGTTGTCGCACTTTTCCCAGGCCAGCCGGGCAGCCCTTGTGTATCTGCCGGAACCGGAAAGTGAGGTGCTGATCTACGATCCCCAGGAACTGCTCAAGGGCCATGAACCAAGACTCAGGGAACTTTACCTGGATGATCCTGATTTTCGGACGATAGTATCTGAAACCCTTGCAAGGCAGCCCCGGGGTCTTTTCTTTAAACAGAAGAACCTCAACCTTGCCGGGTTAATCTCCCACGGGGGAAGCACCCATGACTTCTTCTACCAGATGTGGTTTACCGAACACCACCCGGACATGAGCTCCATTTATCCCACAGAACGGTGGATAGAGCATGCCGGCTGGCTTCTTTCCCAGGAGTTTGGAGCGGAGAATATCTCCATGGGCACATCGGGCCATGCCCTCCAGAACTACACCATCCATGCCATCACCGATCACATCATTGATGTCAGAAACAATCTGCTGGGCCTTGACAACATGATGCTCGTTCACCCGATTCTGGACACCATCCTTAACATCTCAAAAACCAAGGAAGAAGGATCCTGGGCCAGGGGGAAACTCATTTTTGTGGACCCCGAAAAGCTGACGGACATTCAATTTATTGCAAAAATTCAACGCCATGAACGGCCGTACATCGGCAATGTAAAGCACATCCGAAAACTGCTCCTGGCCGTTGAGCACTCAACCCGAAAGCTTGTCTCGGACGGAAAGACCATCATCGGCATCTCCAACTCAAAAACGCCGGAATTTGCCATCGCAGCCAATTTCCAGGGAGATCACGGTTTCCTTGAACTTTGCGGCCAGAACCTGTGCAGTTTTTTTGACGGCAATTTTCATTCAACAACAAGAAAAGCAAAACTGGTGGAGCTTGAAGAGATACTGCTGGACGCCTGCCTTGGAACGGAAAAACGTACAGATCTTTTCAAAACCATTGCCGACATCGTTCACACGGCCGAAAGCAGACAGCACGGCTGCACCCTGGTGGTTGATCTGAATCCGGAACCTGTGAATTTATCGGGCCACATCCTTGAACCATGCCTGAGCCTCAAGGCGTTGAACCACCTTGACCTTGCAAAATCCCTCATCAAGATAGACGGCGCCCTTCACATTATGGCCGACATCAGCCTCAGGGGATTCGGGTGCCTGCTTGATGGCAAAACAATCAAGGGAGAAAACATGGCAAGGGGGGCAAGGTACAACTCAGCCCTGCGTTTTACAGCTGAACACGACCGTGTCATTGTGGTTGTCGTGTCTGAGGACAGGCCCGTATCCATCATTCACCACGGCATCGAGATCAATGCCTCGTGTGAATGGAACCCCCTTCCAGGGTATCCATCCGAACCTAAAACCCTTCAACAATACCTTAATGGAGTCAATTAA